From a single Vibrio chagasii genomic region:
- the lldD gene encoding FMN-dependent L-lactate dehydrogenase LldD — protein sequence MIISASTDYRAAAKSKLPPFLFHYIDGGSYGEHTLHRNTADLAEIALKQRVLNDMSDLNLETELFGEKLAMPIALAPVGLTGMYARRGEVQAAKAADNKGIPFTMSTVSVCPIEEVAPKIERPMWFQLYVLKDRGFMKNVLERAKAAGVTTLVFTVDMPVPGARYRDMHSGMSGPNAAVRRVFQSMRHPSWAVDVGLLGKPHDLGNISTYRGSPTKLEDYIGWLGDNFDPSISWKDLEWIRDFWDGPMVIKGILDEEDAKDAVRFGADGIVVSNHGGRQLDGVLSSAKALPSIADAVKGDTKILVDSGIRTGLDVVRMMALGADCTLLGRSFVYALAAQGQAGVENLLDLYDKEMRVAMTLTGAKTIKDLTRESLVGLD from the coding sequence ATGATCATATCCGCATCGACTGATTACCGCGCCGCAGCAAAATCGAAATTACCTCCGTTTCTTTTCCACTACATTGATGGTGGTTCTTACGGAGAACACACATTACACCGCAACACGGCTGACCTTGCTGAGATTGCGCTAAAGCAGCGCGTACTCAACGACATGTCGGATCTAAACTTAGAAACCGAGCTGTTCGGCGAGAAGCTTGCGATGCCAATCGCACTGGCGCCTGTTGGTTTAACGGGTATGTATGCACGACGCGGTGAAGTACAAGCCGCAAAAGCCGCAGACAACAAAGGTATTCCTTTTACCATGTCGACCGTGTCGGTGTGCCCGATTGAAGAAGTAGCCCCTAAAATTGAACGCCCAATGTGGTTCCAACTTTACGTGCTCAAAGATCGCGGCTTCATGAAGAACGTACTAGAGCGTGCAAAAGCGGCAGGCGTGACCACACTGGTCTTCACCGTTGATATGCCCGTACCCGGTGCACGCTACCGTGACATGCATTCCGGAATGAGTGGACCAAATGCAGCAGTACGCCGCGTATTCCAATCTATGCGTCATCCTAGTTGGGCAGTTGATGTCGGCTTGCTGGGTAAACCACACGACCTAGGCAACATCTCTACTTATCGTGGTTCTCCTACCAAGTTGGAAGACTACATCGGTTGGTTGGGCGACAACTTCGACCCATCGATTTCATGGAAAGACCTAGAGTGGATTCGTGATTTCTGGGACGGCCCAATGGTCATCAAAGGCATTCTCGACGAAGAAGATGCAAAAGACGCGGTGAGATTTGGCGCAGACGGTATCGTCGTTTCAAATCACGGTGGTCGTCAGCTTGATGGTGTTTTATCGAGTGCTAAAGCGCTGCCTTCGATTGCTGATGCAGTTAAAGGCGACACCAAGATTCTGGTCGACTCTGGCATTCGCACTGGCTTAGATGTGGTTCGCATGATGGCACTTGGCGCAGACTGCACCTTGCTTGGCCGCTCATTCGTATACGCATTAGCAGCACAAGGACAAGCCGGCGTTGAGAACTTACTCGACCTTTACGACAAAGAGATGCGGGTTGCCATGACATTAACCGGCGCAAAGACAATCAAAGACTTAACTCGTGAATCTTTGGTGGGGTTAGATTAA